In the genome of Nocardioides marmoribigeumensis, one region contains:
- a CDS encoding Agd3-related carbohydrate-binding protein, producing MSSFALPLRHGRRTAAVLGAAALVAATLGSGASAETAVAPAGPAPGYPAPVSPDVAPAGPLPVRGGSVPVTSGLTVVGGTAKASTTTRTATKAPSTTSTTSTTSTTASTTSTAGTTNTVATSTRKVALRALVLAQSDDDLELPAWTSTLDRLGASYDVVHTRSQDLTASSLVRPDGTGRYNAVLLTDAMQAYVDDSGAFVSALSADEWNLLWAYERDFGVRQATLYASYGSWPEDYCLTPVSEGGTGSSTITAGLTGAGAPLMSFLKPTAQVPITESYVYRDAIADGCDAQPVLTADNGDVLGVRSVSTDGRDRMALTFTSNQYLLQARLLAFGLFRWASRGMYFGEQRHYLEVDVDDWFNSTDERYPDATINSDPGFSMSGHDAYNASQQQKALIASFPQLSGFQLNLAYNAGDADTSAGKTCWPNGGINRLTATSRCLKGEFQWLNHTFTHPKMNFTDYATSYSEITQNLTVGKDLGLNAPKAVLKTGEYSGLGVYNPDPDNDIDPPIDHGLMASNPDLLAAAKAAGVKYVHGNMSFASHRPACFNCGVVHPMEPSIMVVPDWPTNIAYFATTPDEETSFYNWFYGPGGKFPFFPADQTYQQAIDHESDQALLQLTEGSIYTHTMHIGNLRDYGSGSTLAFDWIRAVAAKYTALYSVPLLNPTWPELASYVADRNKHFDELQQGVGAVYDPVNNNITVLTPKAGKATVSGARAGGATTYGSDVSSALTLKRNTALVVPASPLP from the coding sequence ATGAGCAGCTTCGCCCTGCCCCTACGTCACGGTCGGCGGACCGCCGCCGTCCTCGGTGCGGCGGCCCTCGTCGCGGCCACGCTCGGCTCCGGTGCGTCGGCCGAGACCGCGGTCGCGCCCGCGGGTCCGGCCCCCGGCTATCCCGCACCGGTGTCGCCGGACGTCGCGCCGGCAGGACCCCTGCCGGTGCGGGGCGGAAGCGTCCCGGTGACCAGCGGGCTCACCGTCGTCGGCGGCACGGCGAAGGCGTCGACGACCACGAGGACCGCCACCAAGGCCCCGTCCACCACGTCCACCACCTCCACCACGTCCACCACTGCGTCGACGACGAGCACGGCAGGCACCACGAACACCGTGGCGACCTCGACCAGGAAGGTCGCGCTGAGGGCGCTCGTGCTCGCGCAGTCCGACGACGACCTCGAGCTGCCGGCCTGGACCTCCACGCTGGACCGCCTCGGGGCGTCGTACGACGTCGTCCACACCCGGTCGCAGGACCTCACCGCCTCCTCCCTGGTGCGTCCCGACGGGACGGGCCGCTACAACGCCGTGCTGCTGACCGACGCCATGCAGGCCTACGTCGACGACTCGGGGGCGTTCGTGAGCGCGCTGTCCGCCGACGAGTGGAACCTCCTGTGGGCCTACGAGCGGGACTTCGGGGTGCGGCAGGCGACGCTCTACGCCAGCTACGGCTCGTGGCCGGAGGACTACTGCCTGACGCCGGTGTCGGAGGGCGGGACCGGCAGCTCGACGATCACCGCGGGGCTCACCGGTGCCGGCGCGCCGCTGATGAGCTTCCTCAAGCCGACCGCCCAGGTCCCGATCACCGAGTCCTACGTCTACCGCGACGCGATCGCCGACGGGTGCGACGCCCAGCCGGTCCTGACGGCCGACAACGGTGACGTGCTGGGGGTCAGGTCGGTCTCGACGGACGGCCGCGACCGGATGGCGCTGACCTTCACCTCCAACCAGTACCTGCTCCAGGCCAGGCTGCTCGCCTTCGGCCTGTTCCGCTGGGCCAGCCGGGGGATGTACTTCGGCGAGCAGCGGCACTACCTCGAGGTGGACGTCGACGACTGGTTCAACTCCACGGACGAGCGCTACCCCGACGCGACGATCAATTCCGACCCCGGGTTCAGCATGTCCGGGCACGACGCCTACAACGCGAGCCAGCAGCAGAAGGCACTGATCGCGTCGTTCCCGCAGCTGAGCGGCTTCCAGCTCAACCTCGCCTACAACGCCGGCGACGCCGACACCTCGGCCGGGAAGACCTGCTGGCCCAACGGAGGGATCAACCGGCTCACCGCGACCTCTCGGTGCCTCAAGGGCGAGTTCCAGTGGCTCAACCACACCTTCACGCACCCGAAGATGAACTTCACCGACTACGCCACGAGCTACTCCGAGATCACCCAGAACCTCACCGTCGGCAAGGACCTCGGCCTCAACGCGCCCAAGGCGGTGCTCAAGACGGGTGAGTACTCCGGGCTCGGCGTCTACAACCCGGACCCGGACAACGACATCGACCCGCCGATCGACCACGGGCTGATGGCGTCCAACCCCGACCTCCTGGCCGCGGCCAAGGCCGCCGGTGTCAAGTACGTGCACGGCAACATGTCGTTCGCGTCCCACCGGCCGGCGTGCTTCAACTGCGGCGTGGTGCACCCGATGGAGCCGTCGATCATGGTCGTGCCCGACTGGCCGACGAACATCGCCTACTTCGCCACCACGCCCGACGAGGAGACCTCGTTCTACAACTGGTTCTACGGACCTGGCGGGAAGTTCCCGTTCTTCCCGGCCGACCAGACCTACCAGCAGGCGATCGACCACGAGTCCGACCAGGCGCTGCTGCAGCTGACCGAGGGGTCGATCTACACGCACACGATGCACATCGGCAACCTGCGGGACTACGGCTCGGGCAGCACCCTGGCCTTCGACTGGATCAGGGCCGTCGCCGCGAAGTACACCGCGCTGTACTCCGTGCCGCTGCTGAACCCCACGTGGCCCGAGCTCGCGTCCTACGTCGCGGACCGCAACAAGCACTTCGACGAGCTGCAGCAGGGCGTCGGCGCGGTCTACGACCCGGTCAACAACAACATCACCGTGCTCACCCCCAAGGCCGGCAAGGCGACCGTCAGTGGTGCCAGGGCAGGTGGCGCCACCACGTACGGCAGCGACGTCTCGTCGGCGCTCACCCTCAAGCGCAACACCGCCCTCGTCGTCCCCGCGAGCCCGCTGCCGTGA
- a CDS encoding universal stress protein → MNEQERPYTVVVGVSATSKSPTALRWGQSLARSNGGRLVAVRVHPGPSTEVASGPPSPAAQAAEHSREEQRAALARDVAEVLGEDHGAETIVIHGSKRRGLINASHDADVLVIDAPRAPSMSPLLAQRIVYAAMCPVVVMPPAISGLPESSLTRSARAVGRAALRSAGTSGRAGFRPPYDPDRD, encoded by the coding sequence ATGAACGAGCAGGAGAGGCCCTACACCGTCGTCGTCGGTGTGAGCGCCACGTCGAAGTCACCGACCGCGCTGAGGTGGGGGCAGTCGCTGGCCCGGTCCAACGGCGGTCGGCTGGTCGCCGTCCGCGTCCACCCGGGACCCTCGACCGAGGTGGCGTCCGGACCGCCGTCCCCGGCCGCCCAGGCAGCCGAGCACTCGAGGGAGGAGCAGCGGGCCGCCCTGGCCCGCGACGTGGCCGAGGTGCTGGGCGAGGACCACGGTGCGGAGACCATCGTGATCCACGGCAGCAAGCGCCGCGGCCTGATCAACGCCTCTCACGACGCCGACGTGCTGGTGATCGACGCGCCGCGGGCGCCGTCGATGTCGCCGCTGCTGGCCCAGCGGATCGTCTACGCCGCCATGTGCCCCGTCGTGGTGATGCCGCCGGCGATCTCCGGTCTCCCCGAGTCCTCCCTCACCCGGTCGGCTCGCGCCGTCGGTCGCGCCGCCCTGCGCTCGGCCGGCACGAGCGGACGCGCCGGCTTCCGGCCGCCGTACGACCCGGACCGCGACTGA
- a CDS encoding DNA adenine methylase codes for MSYRYIGNKTRIADVILGVVADYLPPQAVVADPMCGTASMSAALRQRGYRVVASDLLTFAVHHARVRLQLDAAPSFDGLGMNYAGVLASLNALEPTEGLFWREYSPDGTPAAGCAARKYFSSTNAARIDAIREQLRAWQPRLSDVESSLLHHDLVLAANRVANIAGTYGHYRSTWSSSALREITLRPTGFEQGPTEDHIVLQGAVEEIASEISADACYLDPPYMKRQYAANYHILETLARGDDPEAIGVSGLRDWWDQYSDFCSKRNIADAFAATFNKMDCSLFFVSYSEDGLLDVGTMTGLFSEFGEVKRFDFPHQRFKSNRGGVGGTVTEYLYMIRTD; via the coding sequence ATGTCATACCGCTACATCGGCAACAAGACTCGCATCGCCGATGTAATCCTCGGCGTGGTGGCGGACTACCTGCCCCCCCAAGCCGTCGTCGCGGACCCGATGTGCGGAACCGCCTCCATGTCAGCGGCTCTCCGCCAGCGCGGATACCGAGTTGTGGCTAGCGATCTCCTCACCTTCGCAGTCCATCACGCACGGGTCCGATTGCAGCTTGATGCGGCTCCGTCCTTCGATGGCCTCGGGATGAACTACGCCGGAGTCCTCGCGAGCCTGAACGCTCTTGAACCGACTGAGGGTCTGTTCTGGCGGGAGTACAGCCCCGACGGAACGCCCGCTGCCGGGTGTGCCGCCCGCAAGTACTTCAGCTCAACAAACGCTGCACGAATCGACGCGATCCGCGAGCAACTCCGAGCTTGGCAGCCGAGGTTGTCAGATGTCGAGTCGTCGTTGTTGCACCACGACCTCGTGCTCGCGGCGAACCGTGTTGCGAACATCGCGGGCACGTACGGTCACTACCGCTCGACCTGGTCTTCCAGCGCCCTCCGCGAAATCACACTGCGCCCGACTGGCTTCGAGCAAGGGCCTACCGAGGACCACATCGTCCTTCAAGGTGCTGTCGAGGAGATTGCGAGCGAGATCAGCGCGGACGCTTGCTACCTGGATCCGCCGTACATGAAGCGCCAGTACGCCGCCAACTACCACATCCTGGAGACGTTGGCCCGAGGTGACGACCCTGAGGCCATCGGCGTTAGCGGACTCCGTGACTGGTGGGATCAGTACTCGGATTTCTGCAGCAAGCGGAACATTGCGGATGCCTTCGCCGCGACGTTCAACAAGATGGACTGCTCACTGTTCTTCGTGAGTTACAGCGAGGACGGCCTGCTTGACGTGGGCACCATGACCGGCCTCTTCTCAGAGTTCGGCGAGGTGAAGCGTTTCGACTTCCCGCATCAGCGATTCAAGTCGAACCGAGGTGGCGTAGGCGGCACGGTCACCGAGTACCTCTACATGATCCGAACGGACTGA
- a CDS encoding protein NO VEIN domain-containing protein, which translates to MSHVVELFWRAITAADFFNIERKRKYAPAGGGGQTYISISFRGLSYAELGKFLGITPPGLVGTTRPEKTLRAVVTAYDPKAAADLTFRARYRPPQSDDRYYIATQNRQYPNQLRHPAWTAQYGFPQAHDEVSSSQDPRMPDLTYLKVWVAKLDDGSYAAGYFNSGSVPPALASVTALRPLFEPYDEGNSAGVIDLGGRGITLADLAGDANPDQELARESPEILEALDATKRASGRRASGQGLRASAAERQAIERRAVEVATAALKADKWKVEDVGLYRPYDLHCTRRGAEKRVEVKGTTGDGSAVLLTPGEVAHARDNANVALMIVSGITLTAQSDGSVVASGGVLRVMDPWAIDGDGELTPTGYGYRLV; encoded by the coding sequence ATGTCGCACGTCGTCGAGCTCTTCTGGCGCGCAATCACAGCCGCTGACTTCTTCAACATCGAGCGCAAGCGCAAGTACGCCCCTGCGGGTGGCGGTGGCCAGACCTACATCAGCATCTCCTTCCGTGGCCTCTCCTACGCCGAACTAGGCAAGTTCCTGGGAATCACGCCGCCGGGGTTGGTAGGGACGACTCGGCCCGAGAAGACACTGAGGGCCGTCGTGACCGCCTACGACCCGAAGGCTGCTGCGGACCTGACCTTCCGAGCGCGCTACCGTCCGCCGCAGTCCGACGATCGGTACTACATCGCGACGCAGAATCGCCAGTACCCGAATCAGTTGCGGCACCCAGCGTGGACGGCGCAATATGGCTTCCCGCAGGCGCACGACGAGGTTTCGTCGTCCCAGGATCCCCGCATGCCGGACCTCACCTACCTGAAGGTGTGGGTGGCGAAGCTTGACGACGGCTCGTATGCGGCTGGCTACTTCAACTCCGGTTCCGTCCCTCCGGCGCTAGCGTCCGTGACTGCTCTTCGCCCGCTATTCGAGCCATATGACGAAGGGAATTCGGCTGGTGTCATCGATCTCGGCGGACGTGGAATCACGTTGGCTGACCTCGCGGGCGACGCCAACCCGGACCAAGAGCTGGCAAGAGAGTCGCCCGAAATCCTCGAGGCCCTCGATGCCACCAAGCGAGCGTCGGGTCGCCGAGCAAGCGGCCAGGGACTACGAGCCAGTGCTGCCGAGCGTCAGGCTATCGAGAGGCGGGCAGTCGAAGTCGCAACCGCTGCGCTGAAGGCAGACAAGTGGAAGGTGGAGGACGTGGGGCTCTACCGGCCGTACGACCTCCACTGCACACGCAGGGGCGCAGAGAAACGTGTTGAGGTGAAGGGCACGACTGGTGATGGGTCCGCCGTGCTTCTCACTCCTGGTGAGGTCGCGCATGCTCGCGACAATGCCAACGTCGCGCTCATGATTGTTTCCGGCATCACTCTCACGGCCCAGAGCGACGGCTCGGTTGTGGCATCGGGCGGTGTCTTGCGAGTCATGGACCCCTGGGCCATCGATGGCGATGGGGAGCTGACGCCGACCGGCTACGGCTACCGGCTGGTGTAA
- a CDS encoding helix-turn-helix domain-containing protein: MPMLPHETFRLVERYGAQDSVVERLRSELEARGWSQSELSRRLADLRPPYHLSQGAISRMLAYDNPREITVDDLLAFVRVFGIPMDEFVLPTSITYEVGGWGAYMTAVDKLERLREARTEYDAAVAQARALVDEHAGLTPRLKWHRERLLETDPEGETAEVQAVDAVLGTTRAKKAKRT, from the coding sequence GTGCCCATGCTCCCGCACGAAACGTTCCGGCTCGTCGAGCGGTACGGCGCTCAGGACTCGGTCGTGGAGCGGCTCCGCAGCGAGCTCGAGGCACGCGGCTGGTCGCAGAGCGAACTGAGCCGTCGTCTGGCCGACCTGCGTCCGCCCTACCACCTGTCCCAGGGTGCGATCAGCCGCATGCTCGCATACGACAACCCGCGCGAGATCACTGTCGACGACCTGCTCGCGTTCGTCCGCGTCTTCGGCATCCCGATGGACGAGTTCGTCCTGCCCACCTCGATCACCTACGAGGTCGGCGGTTGGGGTGCGTACATGACAGCGGTCGACAAGCTGGAGAGGCTGCGTGAGGCACGGACCGAGTACGACGCTGCCGTCGCCCAGGCTCGCGCACTGGTCGACGAGCATGCGGGACTCACGCCACGGCTGAAGTGGCATCGCGAACGGCTTCTGGAGACCGACCCCGAGGGCGAGACCGCCGAGGTCCAAGCAGTCGACGCGGTGCTCGGCACCACAAGGGCGAAGAAGGCGAAGCGGACATGA
- a CDS encoding DUF7660 family protein, whose product MQNEGGFRPYGSRASPMTGEGRIKRHVNVCPRCGEPVPVKTTGRPAKWCSQRCRRAAYEERRAAKRGAIAVEVVEHVKYVEHDLDQCLAEVLTSSLMCRRAVYRWRQMLRDGELHQAGWRELIAPLLGLAEAIEWRAKGDGREKIDLPNDHGRPRRSSEITFTRDHFSREIRWLISKADADPWEWERQGLREFLRALAAALTQMERYYEVRRMKVPINQLVVAADAVHLARAQ is encoded by the coding sequence ATGCAGAACGAGGGCGGGTTCCGTCCGTACGGATCACGGGCAAGCCCGATGACCGGGGAAGGGCGCATCAAACGCCACGTCAACGTCTGCCCGCGCTGCGGCGAGCCCGTGCCGGTCAAGACGACTGGCCGGCCCGCCAAGTGGTGCTCCCAACGGTGTCGGCGAGCAGCCTACGAGGAGCGCCGCGCCGCCAAGCGGGGCGCCATCGCCGTCGAAGTCGTCGAGCATGTGAAGTACGTCGAGCACGACCTCGACCAGTGCCTCGCCGAAGTGCTGACCTCATCACTGATGTGCCGCCGAGCCGTCTACCGCTGGCGACAGATGCTCCGAGACGGCGAGCTCCACCAGGCCGGCTGGCGTGAGCTCATCGCACCGCTCCTCGGGCTGGCGGAAGCGATCGAATGGCGAGCCAAGGGCGACGGCCGCGAGAAGATCGACCTCCCGAACGACCACGGGCGACCGCGTCGGAGCAGCGAGATCACCTTTACCCGCGACCATTTCTCCCGCGAGATCCGCTGGCTCATCTCGAAGGCGGATGCCGACCCGTGGGAGTGGGAGCGCCAGGGCCTCCGCGAGTTCCTCCGGGCGCTCGCTGCGGCGCTCACGCAGATGGAGCGCTACTACGAAGTCCGCCGCATGAAGGTGCCGATCAACCAGCTCGTCGTCGCGGCTGACGCGGTCCACTTGGCGAGGGCGCAATGA
- a CDS encoding MFS transporter, whose product MSASAEVQEKPVKSMIPARMHDMPWSRFHWMVIFGLGTAWILDGLEIQIVAAGGFEKTLHMSSADVGLAGTVYLAGEVVGALLFGRLTDTLGRKKMFTLTLVVYLVGAALAGLAPNMWVFLLFRFISGMGIGGEYSAVNSAIDELIPGKHRGRVDLAINGTYWAGAALGAVASSILLDTDRFGQDIGWRIAFFIGPILGLGIIYLRRHIPESPRWMVTHGHADEAEEIVEGIEQQVRDSGNKLPDHPDSDAKWIKAGSGLTPKQLVYVFFKLYPTRTVLGATLMITQSFLYNAIFFTYALVLKNFYDLSSSTAALYFFPFAVGNLLGPLLLGPLFDTVGRRKMIGGCYAISGIVLGISAFFFMADSLNPYTHTAFWCVSFFFASAGASAGYLTVSEIFPQEVRGQAISYFFAIAQCFGALGPVLYGALIGDGTDRTPMFWGYLGATAVMLLGALTAAVWGVDAEGKSLEEIAPPLTEHDEEGNQITHLPV is encoded by the coding sequence ATGTCCGCCTCCGCAGAAGTGCAGGAGAAGCCGGTCAAGAGCATGATTCCGGCCCGCATGCACGACATGCCGTGGTCGCGTTTCCACTGGATGGTGATCTTCGGGCTCGGGACCGCGTGGATCCTGGACGGCCTGGAGATCCAGATCGTCGCCGCGGGTGGGTTCGAGAAGACCCTCCACATGAGCTCGGCCGACGTCGGGCTCGCCGGCACGGTCTACCTCGCGGGCGAGGTCGTGGGAGCACTGCTGTTCGGCCGCCTCACCGACACCCTCGGTCGCAAGAAGATGTTCACCCTGACGCTGGTCGTCTACCTCGTGGGCGCCGCGCTCGCCGGTCTGGCCCCCAACATGTGGGTGTTCCTGCTCTTCCGCTTCATCTCCGGCATGGGCATCGGCGGTGAGTACTCCGCGGTCAACTCCGCCATCGACGAGCTGATCCCGGGCAAGCACCGAGGACGCGTCGACCTCGCGATCAACGGGACCTACTGGGCCGGTGCCGCCCTCGGTGCCGTGGCCAGCTCGATCCTCCTGGACACCGACCGATTCGGCCAGGACATCGGCTGGCGCATCGCGTTCTTCATCGGCCCGATCCTGGGCCTGGGGATCATCTACCTGCGCCGCCACATCCCCGAGAGCCCGCGCTGGATGGTCACCCACGGCCACGCCGACGAGGCCGAGGAGATCGTGGAGGGGATCGAGCAGCAGGTGCGGGACTCGGGCAACAAGCTCCCCGACCACCCCGACTCGGACGCCAAGTGGATCAAGGCCGGTTCGGGTCTGACCCCCAAGCAGCTGGTCTACGTCTTCTTCAAGCTCTACCCGACCCGGACCGTCCTGGGTGCCACCTTGATGATCACCCAGAGCTTCCTCTACAACGCGATCTTCTTCACCTACGCACTGGTGCTGAAGAACTTCTACGACCTCAGCTCGTCGACCGCGGCGCTCTACTTCTTCCCCTTCGCCGTCGGCAACCTGCTCGGGCCGCTGCTGCTCGGACCGCTGTTCGACACCGTCGGCCGGCGCAAGATGATCGGCGGCTGCTACGCGATCAGCGGCATCGTGCTGGGCATCTCGGCGTTCTTCTTCATGGCCGACTCGCTCAACCCCTACACGCACACCGCGTTCTGGTGCGTCTCGTTCTTCTTCGCCTCGGCGGGGGCGTCGGCCGGCTACCTCACCGTCTCGGAGATCTTCCCCCAGGAGGTCCGCGGTCAGGCGATCTCCTACTTCTTCGCGATCGCGCAGTGCTTCGGCGCCCTCGGTCCGGTCCTCTACGGCGCACTCATCGGGGACGGCACGGACCGCACGCCGATGTTCTGGGGCTACCTCGGGGCGACGGCCGTCATGCTCCTCGGTGCCCTGACGGCCGCGGTGTGGGGCGTCGACGCCGAGGGCAAGTCCCTGGAGGAGATCGCCCCGCCGCTGACCGAGCACGACGAGGAGGGCAACCAGATCACCCACCTGCCGGTCTGA
- a CDS encoding TaqI-like C-terminal specificity domain-containing protein has product MTAELALFEVDAATPVVGGIRPQSDRRLLGAVYTPDLLARWVASLLRSHSRRPIRRVLDPACGDGALLGAVSAEVPELESVVGIDLSAAATNEVKVRWGERATTLVADSLRLTAPAVSDADAAIMNPPWGAELDISRAELRELGYELANGQYDSWDLFVEWSVKALPVGTTVAAILPDAIFLPEHEAARRLLLTRTRLHSVARLGEGWFEGVFRGVAVIVFTTGEVTDGTIQCIRLPYHARRRIRDGSVTLAEEVTRIETVCEQREWAADPAANFLPAGSAEAARSIRHIESRGGKWTSWVTAGRGVEMGKSGALVRCGACGIHRQPPRAGDPMCTACGNTFSWEVVTAASLQDPADPAGWVPLIVGEDVRRYDASPSRWLRIGLDGVQYKDESLYAGDKLLVRKTGLGLNASLDTSGSYTTQVVFHYTPKPHAPEFVLDYLEGMLCSRVLLAVHLSRTGETEWRSHPYVTPKVLSTLPIPTPKPDTPDWLQAQAIARAARNVRSAPMEGRAEAESAVDRLVAGLYGLDSEGCAWVDSVLSGTQSLQAFAHLRTEAAGRLQAERAA; this is encoded by the coding sequence ATGACTGCGGAGCTCGCACTCTTCGAGGTGGACGCGGCCACGCCGGTTGTCGGAGGCATCCGACCGCAGTCAGATAGGCGACTCTTAGGCGCTGTCTACACGCCGGATCTACTCGCGCGCTGGGTCGCCTCGCTATTGCGCAGCCACTCGCGTCGCCCGATCCGGCGTGTACTCGACCCCGCTTGCGGAGACGGCGCATTACTCGGCGCAGTCAGCGCCGAAGTGCCTGAGCTGGAGTCTGTCGTAGGCATCGATCTCTCGGCTGCCGCGACCAACGAGGTCAAGGTCCGTTGGGGGGAGCGCGCGACGACACTCGTTGCTGATTCCCTGCGGTTGACAGCCCCCGCGGTCAGCGACGCGGACGCCGCGATTATGAATCCGCCCTGGGGGGCGGAACTCGACATCTCTCGTGCCGAACTGCGGGAACTCGGCTACGAGCTCGCCAACGGGCAGTACGACAGTTGGGACCTCTTCGTTGAGTGGAGCGTCAAGGCACTGCCGGTCGGCACTACGGTCGCGGCAATCCTGCCCGATGCGATCTTCCTTCCCGAGCACGAGGCAGCTCGCCGTCTTCTGCTCACCCGCACGCGGTTGCATTCAGTCGCCCGACTAGGTGAGGGGTGGTTCGAAGGTGTCTTCCGCGGCGTCGCCGTGATTGTCTTCACGACAGGCGAGGTCACTGACGGAACGATCCAGTGCATTCGCCTTCCGTACCACGCCCGCCGACGCATTCGCGACGGAAGCGTCACCTTGGCAGAAGAGGTCACACGGATCGAAACGGTGTGCGAGCAGCGGGAGTGGGCCGCGGATCCCGCAGCGAACTTCCTGCCGGCGGGCTCCGCGGAAGCAGCTCGAAGCATCCGCCACATCGAGTCGCGTGGGGGAAAATGGACCTCCTGGGTCACAGCCGGCCGCGGCGTTGAAATGGGCAAGTCTGGAGCCTTAGTCCGATGCGGGGCGTGCGGCATTCACCGCCAGCCTCCCCGAGCCGGAGACCCCATGTGCACTGCATGCGGCAATACGTTTTCCTGGGAGGTCGTGACGGCCGCTTCACTTCAGGATCCCGCAGACCCCGCAGGATGGGTGCCTCTGATCGTCGGCGAGGACGTGCGTCGCTACGACGCATCGCCTTCACGCTGGCTGCGCATCGGACTTGACGGAGTGCAGTACAAGGACGAGTCGCTCTACGCAGGTGACAAGCTGCTCGTTCGCAAGACCGGCCTTGGACTCAACGCGTCGCTTGACACCTCCGGCAGTTACACCACGCAGGTCGTCTTTCACTACACGCCGAAGCCCCACGCCCCAGAGTTTGTGCTGGACTACTTGGAGGGCATGTTGTGCTCGCGTGTCCTGCTCGCAGTCCACCTTTCGCGAACCGGCGAAACGGAGTGGCGGTCCCACCCATACGTCACACCAAAGGTCTTGTCGACTCTCCCCATCCCAACTCCGAAGCCTGACACGCCCGACTGGCTCCAGGCCCAGGCAATCGCGCGTGCGGCGCGCAACGTACGCTCAGCACCCATGGAAGGCCGTGCAGAAGCCGAGTCCGCAGTAGACCGGCTAGTGGCCGGCCTGTATGGACTGGACTCAGAAGGGTGTGCCTGGGTCGACTCCGTTCTCTCTGGCACTCAGTCGCTGCAGGCCTTCGCGCATCTTCGGACCGAGGCTGCTGGTCGCCTGCAGGCCGAGAGAGCTGCCTGA
- the pelF gene encoding GT4 family glycosyltransferase PelF produces MRIALVSEGTYPFAMGGVSVWFDQLIRGMPQHSWGVVALTVDGTEEPMWEAPPNLVGVRTIPLWGPHRFRPGAEVGEEFVFPFSVLVASMMAPVATRSEQASKDRTAFLVALEALHDLAQRQDVADALTSPAALTVLMDEWNSLYGDGLSLGDALQVALLLEHMLRPLFADAVHADLVHCSMNGLSMLVAMAAKWTYGTPVLMSEHGIYLRERYLSYVEEDAPHAVKVLVLSFFRLLAGAGYLVADALAPHSSYNRRWQLENGARPERMWTMYNGVSPAHFPEAVGEPHVPTVVFMGRIDPLKDLHTLVRAFEIVHAEMPEAVLRIYGGTAAESRDYRDSCVKLVHTLGLEDCVVFEGRVDSPVEAYHAGSVVALSSISEGFPYTVVEAMACARTVVCTDVGGVKEAVGACGLVVPPRDSAAFAAACLRLLRDHELRRSLAAGARARILEHFTLDHSLAAYSRLYDHLTGVAPQEGPPPGADGLEWTALDASLVAGPGVGER; encoded by the coding sequence GTGAGGATCGCCCTCGTCTCGGAAGGCACCTACCCCTTCGCCATGGGCGGTGTCAGCGTCTGGTTCGACCAGCTGATCCGCGGGATGCCCCAGCACTCCTGGGGAGTCGTCGCGCTCACGGTCGACGGCACCGAGGAGCCGATGTGGGAGGCCCCGCCCAACCTGGTCGGGGTGCGCACCATCCCGCTGTGGGGCCCCCACCGGTTCCGGCCCGGCGCGGAGGTGGGCGAGGAGTTCGTCTTCCCGTTCTCGGTGCTGGTGGCCTCGATGATGGCCCCGGTCGCGACGCGGTCCGAGCAGGCGTCGAAGGACCGCACGGCGTTCCTCGTCGCCCTGGAGGCGCTGCACGACCTGGCGCAACGCCAGGACGTCGCCGACGCCCTGACCTCGCCCGCCGCGCTGACCGTGCTGATGGACGAGTGGAACAGCCTGTACGGCGACGGGCTGAGCCTCGGCGACGCGCTGCAGGTGGCGCTGCTGCTGGAGCACATGCTGCGCCCCCTCTTCGCGGACGCGGTCCACGCCGACCTCGTGCACTGCTCGATGAACGGCCTGTCGATGTTGGTCGCCATGGCGGCCAAGTGGACCTACGGGACGCCGGTGCTGATGTCCGAGCACGGCATCTACCTTCGGGAGCGCTACCTGTCCTACGTCGAGGAGGACGCACCCCACGCGGTGAAGGTGCTGGTCCTCAGCTTCTTCCGCCTGCTGGCCGGGGCCGGCTACCTCGTCGCCGACGCACTCGCGCCGCACTCGAGCTACAACCGCCGCTGGCAGCTGGAGAACGGCGCGCGCCCCGAGCGCATGTGGACGATGTACAACGGTGTGTCCCCCGCGCACTTCCCCGAGGCCGTGGGTGAGCCGCACGTCCCGACCGTCGTCTTCATGGGGCGCATCGACCCGCTGAAGGACCTGCACACGCTGGTCCGCGCCTTCGAGATCGTGCACGCCGAGATGCCCGAGGCAGTGCTGCGCATCTACGGCGGCACCGCGGCGGAGAGCCGGGACTACCGCGACAGCTGCGTGAAGCTGGTCCACACGCTCGGGCTGGAGGACTGCGTCGTGTTCGAGGGCCGGGTCGACTCACCGGTCGAGGCCTACCACGCCGGGAGCGTCGTCGCCCTGAGCAGCATCTCGGAGGGCTTCCCCTACACGGTGGTCGAGGCGATGGCCTGCGCGCGCACCGTCGTCTGCACCGACGTCGGTGGCGTCAAGGAGGCGGTGGGCGCCTGCGGCCTCGTCGTGCCGCCGCGCGACAGCGCCGCCTTCGCCGCCGCCTGCCTGCGGCTGCTCCGCGACCACGAGCTGCGGCGGTCGCTCGCCGCGGGCGCACGGGCACGCATCCTCGAGCACTTCACGCTGGACCACTCCCTCGCCGCCTACTCGCGCCTCTACGACCACCTGACCGGGGTGGCCCCCCAGGAGGGTCCGCCTCCCGGGGCCGACGGCCTCGAGTGGACCGCGCTCGACGCCAGCCTCGTCGCCGGACCGGGGGTGGGTGAGCGATGA